From the Fusobacterium ulcerans ATCC 49185 genome, the window TGCCTTGGTGTAAACTTATTCAAAGATTCGATTTCGTTAATTAAATTAGAAATTTCATTCTCTTTAGAAGTAAGAGTTTCTTCCAGCTTTTCGATTTTTTTCAAATATTCCTCATCATTATTTTTTTTGAATATTGATAGCAGTCCCATAAATCCCTCCCAAGTACATTGATATTAATTAGATTATAAAGCATTTTTCCAATAACTACAACCATTTTTTTCGTTTAAAGTATGCAAGCATCCCTAAAACTAAAATAAACATGACACATAAAATTACATAATATCCATCACGCCATTCTAATTCTGGCATATATTTAAAGTTCATTCCATACAAGCTGGCTAAAAAACTTAATGGCATAAATATTGTTGATATAATAGCAAGTATTTTCATAACTTCATTCATTCCATTGCTGATAGTGGAATGATAAAGCTGAACAAGTTCAGTTACTCTGCTGTTTAGTATATCCAATGTATCACATACAATTATTCCATGGTCATACAAATCTGTCAGATATATTTTTATATCATCATTAAAATATTCTGTAAGCCCTTTTGATTGTAATTTAGCTATAAGTTCTCTTATTGGTGATATTGATCTTTTTAAAGTAGTTACCTTTTGTTTCAAATTCATTATAGATTGAAGATCATCTTTATCTGAATTATCTATTACTTTTGATTCCAATCTATCTATCTCTAATTCCACTTCATCTAATATAAGAAAATAGTTATCAACTATTGTATCTATTATTGTATAAGCAAGATATCCAACACTTTTCTTTCTCATTTTAGAGTTATGGGACTCTATTCTAGCCCTTATAGTATCAAAAATATCCCCTGGACTTTCCTGAAATGTAAGAAGATAATCTTCTCCTAGTATAAAAGATACCTGTTCATATCCTATCTCTTTTGAAATAAGATTCAAATTCAGCATCTTCATTACTATAAACAGATAATCTTCCCGTTCTTCTACTTTTGCTCTTTGTGTACTATTTACAAGATCTTCAAGTACCAGATTGTCTAGATCATACATTTCTCCCACTTTTTTTATCAAGGGGATATTATGGATACCATCTATATTTACCCAAGTAACTCCTCTAAAATTTTTATCAAAAACAAAATCATCATCTTCACTATAATTCTCTTTTTTTATTATACTGTCATTATATGAAAATACTTCAATAGATATTTTATGGTTGGAATCTTCCCCTGTATAAATTATACTCCCTGGAGGAAGTCCCACCTTCTTTTTTCTATTTGATGAATCGTTCATTTAATTCACCTCACTTCTCTACATCATTTTTTTTCTGAAATAATCATTTATTTCCTTTTCTCTTTCCTGAGAAAACTCTTTTATCTGTTTTTTTACTAGTTCCTCTATATATACAATCTCTTTTTTATTTTTAGAATAATAGATAGGAGTTTCTTTTAAAGGGGTAGAATAAAACTCAAAATTCTTCCCTTTTATCTTACCATTATATTTGAACCATTGCAAAAAAACTTCTGAATTTATGTAGCCCAGTATGTAAAAAAGACTTAAATCATCACTTTTTTTTGTTATAAAATATATATCTGCACTTCCATAAAATTCTCCCTCATCATAAGAAAACTGATTTATTTTACATCTTTGACGTACTAATATTTTAGGTTTAGTAAATATCTCTCTTTCTCTTGCCCATTGAAGCTCCCACCAATTAATGCTCCCAGTTTTCACTTCTCTTCTTTGAGAAAGTTTATTTTGATATTTTGCCAAATGCTTCATAACAGTTTCATCAGGAATAGCCTTTTCATCTAAATACAATATCCAGAAACTATTTTCTTTATTTGTATATTTTCCTATGTCCTTATTCTTATAAAAAGGTTTTAAAAACTCTTTAAACTCTTCCTTATAATCTTCAAATATATATGCTTCATCTAACCCAGAAACAATTCCCTGATTAACATTAACTAAGTCCTTCATTTTATAATTAGACATTCTCAAAATTTTCTTATTAAACTTTAATATTTCCTCATCAGCAAGAACAATTTTTCCACTTTCATCATACAGCAGCGAATTTTTTATTTCAAAGTCTTTTTCAGGAATACTTATTTTTACTTTTTTATCTTTCTTTTTGTCCTTTTCCCAAAGAAATATTATATTATGCTGTCCTACTGCTTTAGTAAATACTGAATTATCATAATTTTTTATTTCTATAAAGTTTCCATTTTCTCTTAGTACCTGTCTGAGCTTTTTACCACTGTCAGCTCTCAGCCAGTAATTAGTAGTAATATATGCCATTATTCCATTATCTTCTAATATTTCTATTCCCTTTTCTATAAAAAAATAGAAATAGTCCATTCTAGCTTCATAATAATTTTTTCCAAACTCTGTTTTTCTTATCTCCTGAAATATACTTTTATTATTCTTTTCTCCCAAGTATGGTGGATTTCCTAAAAGTATATTAAATTTCATATTTTCTATTTCCAAAGAATTACAGCACAGCACTTTTACTTCCCCTATAAGTCTATACTTTTTTAATAGCTCTCTTCCTCTTATCATTGTTAATTTTACTGCTTCTTCGTTTATATCAAAACCTGTTATCCAAGAGTCCACAAAAAAATACTCTCCTGCTATCTCTTTAGATATCTCCAGAAGTTTTTCCAAAGCTATCAATAAAAGATTCCCATTTCCACAAGAAAGATCTCCCAGTTTTACATTTTTTAATTTTTTCAGAGTTTTATTCTCACCAAAATAGCAGTTAAATGCCTGTTCTATGATTTCTTTTGCTATCTTATGAGGGGTATAAATACTGTAATTATACTCTTCTTTCATAGATTAAAACACTTCCATTTTATTTTTTATAAGAGATTTCGCCCAGAATATCATATATACTGCTGAAAATACAAGCAGTTTAATAACAGTATTATGCACATAATAACTTGCCCCTAAAGCAATTGCTGTAGTAAGCATTACCTTTCCAAAGAATATAAGTGATCTTTTCAATGGGAACTTCATATATTTTTTTCTGAATATATATACAAGGAGGATAAAATTTACTCCTGAAGCTATTGATGTAGAAAGTGCAAGCCCTCTATATGCCATTGGCTTTATCAAAGCAAAGTTAAGCACTATATTTATAATAATAGAAACAATAGAAAATCTTACAGGATAAGAACTGTTCTTTACACTGTAAAATGCTCTTGTCATCAAATATATAGCTGTATAAAAATACAACCCCAATGAATAATAAAGAAGAGCTTCTGATGTAACTTTTACCGCATCTTCTCCAAACTTTCCATAAGAAAGAGTCAATCTGATTACATCTGCTGAATAAAATGTCAATACTGCTATTGATGGTATAATAAGGAAAAGAAGTATATTTAATCCTTTAACAATATTATTTTCTGCTGTCTTTAAATCATTTTTTGCTACTGCCTTTGACAGTACAGGGAATATGACTGTAGATATAGATACTCCAAATACTCCCACTGGAAGCAGATATAATCTTGTTGCATTCTCAAGGGCAGTAACTCCCCCCTCTTGCAGATATGAAGCAAATACCTGATCTACTATTGTATTTACCTGTCTGGCAACTATTCCTACAAGCATAGGGCACATAAGTATAAATATTTTTTTCAGGTATGGATCTTTCCAATTTATTTTAAAAGAATATCCTTTTACTATTTTAAAGAATGATGGAAGTACTATTAAAAGCTGAAATGCCCCTCCTAAAACTACCCCATATGCTAGAGCTGATATACCAAAAGTTTTACTGAATCCCATCGAAGCAAGAATTATAGCTAAGTTGAAAAATATTGAAGTAGAAGCTGGTATAGCAAACTGCTTAAAATTATTCAGCATAGCACATATCATTCCAGAAAGGCTTATAAATATAAAATATACTGACATTATTTTTAAAAGCTGAGATGCCAATATCTTTGTTTCAGTAGGAAATCCATTTACAATAAGGTTTATTATATCCTGTGAAAATATTATCATTAAGAGAGTTATTAAGGTACTGAAAATAAAAATAAGATTCAGTATAGAATATATGAATTCCTTTCCTTTTTCTTCCCCTTCTGTTTCTATTTTTTCATTATATAGGGGAATAAATGAGCTTCCCAATGCTCCTTCTCCCAGTAATTGTCTAAAGAAATTACTTATTTTAAAAGCACTAAAATACGCATCTGTTGCTCCTGAGGCACCAAAGTAGTAAGCTATGATAGTTGCTCTTACTAATCCCAGCACTCTGCTTACCATTGTTATTATCATTACTAGAAGCCCACTTCTAAACATAAAAAAACTCCTCTATTTTTATTATATGTAATTATTATTTTTAATCTTGTTAATTTATTTATGATTCATGTTTATTTCTCATGACCATATCTCCATCTATAAGTATAAGTCCATCTTTATATAATTCTAATATAGCAAGAAATATATAAACAAGATGCATTCTATTCTCTGCTTCTTTAAAAAGAGAGTCAAAAGTTCTATTTTGTGAGAAAGTCTTTAAATACAGCCTATCCATTTCATCTTTCAGGGTATATTGCTTATCTAAATGAAGTTCCATGTACTCATCATCTTCATTTTTCTTGAGATATTTTACATATGAGCTATATAAATCCCCAGCTTTTAATTTTGAAAGATCATATTCTTTTGCTACTTTTTTAATTATCTTTCTTCCTTCACCTCTAGAGTAAGAGATATTATACTCATTTTCCATTTCTGAAACTTTTACAGCTATTTCTTTGAAAAGTTTGTAATCCTCCAGCCTTCTTTTCAATTCTTTTTCTTTATTCTGTTCATCATTGATAGTAAGAAGGGTTGAAGCCTTTATTTCTAAAAGTTCAGAAGCTACAACAAGAAATTCCACTTTTATATGGAAGTTTTCATCTTTTGCCTGTTCCAGCACAGAAAGATATTCATCTATTATTTGAGATATTTTTATTTCAGATATCTTCAGCTTTTTTTTTTCTATAAGATGAAGAAGAAGGTCCAAAGGCCCTTCAAAGTTATCTATCTTTAGAACTATATCCATTTTTCCTCACTTTTACAAAATTCTGCCAATTTTTTACATCATTTCCTATTACCTGTTTAAGTTCATCTACAGAGCTGAATTTCTTTTCATCTCTCATGAATTTCATTATCTCTACATATATTTTTTTCCCATAGATATCTCCATCAAAATCAAGAATATGTACTTCTACACTTCTCTCTCCCGGTTTCAAAGTAGGATTGACACCTATATTCACTACTCCATACCTCTCAATATCTTCTCCCTCTATTTTTACCATAGCGCCATATATTCCAAAGGGAGGATACAATCTATTTGATAGTTTTATATTGGCAGTAGGAAATCCAAGCTGCCTTGCAATTTTTTTACCATGTATTACTTCACCAATTATTAAAAACTGATGTCCTAAGTATTTATTTACTTTTTCAAATTCTCCTCTCTGAATACTTTTTCTAATAAGAGTAGAACTTATAACTTGATCATCAAGAGTTACAGCAGGTATTTCATTAACTTTAATACCCATATCTTCTCCAATGGTTATTAAATCTTTAGTTTTTGCCTTTCCCCCTTCTCCAAAGGAAAAGTTGAATCCAACAAATATTTCTTTACTGTCTACATCTTTTTTCAATATTTTTACAAATTCTATAGCTGTCAAATCAGCAAATTTTTTATTAAAAGGCTGAAGTATGAGGTAATCTATTCCCATACTTTCTAATATATATATTTTTTCTTCTAAAGTATTGATACATTTAGGTGTTTTTGAAGCATCTATTACTTCCATAGGATGATTAGCAAAAGTAAATACAACAGATATCCCATTGTTTTCCTTAGCTTTTTCTACAGCTGCTTCTATCAGCTGCTGATGCCCATAATGTATTCCATCAAATGTTCCTATAGCAACATAGCTATTATGGAATTGTTCCTTTGTATCAAAAATGTCATTGATTATCTTCATATTGCTTATTCCCCTATTCTCTTTCTTCCTCTAAAAGATTGTTGTAAATTTCTTCGATTCTTCTAAATCTGTTTCTTACTCCTGATTTTGATATACCAATCATTTCAGCTATTTCTTGAAGAGAACTTTCAGGATTCTGTAATCTTAAAAATGCTACTTCTTCCAACACAGGACTCAAGGTATTCAGACCAAGTACTTTTCCTATATAATTTATCATTTTTATTTGATTATTACCAGTGTTTAATGTTTTAGTTTCGTTAGCAACTTCCCAGTTCATTTCTCTGATAGTTTTATTTTTCAAGTCCTTTATCATAGTAGTTTCTTCATATTTGAAGAAAGCCTGTATAGTTCCAATCATTACCATTACATCCATTATATCTTCAGAATTTCTAAGATATACAAGAGGTTTGTTTCTCTTTTTAGTTTTAAATACTTTTTTTCCCTTTTCCTGAAGCAATTCATAAAGTTTATCTGCTGCCTCTTCATTATCTATGAAAAAATCCAAAGCATATTCTTTTACTGGATCTTTTATATATCCACACGCTAAAAATATACCTCTTATGAAGCCTTTTAGTATATCTTCACTAGCTGATATTACTCCTTGAGATATATTTATTTTATTTATAAAATCTCTATATCCTCTTTGCTTCTGTACAGTTATAATATAAACATTATGTTCTCCAAGCCTTCTGCTTGTAAGATACTTTATTCCAATAGTAAGATCAGTTACTTCTTTAAGTATCTTATATACTCTCTTCGCTAAAGGAAGATTTTCAAGTTTAAGTTCTACTTTATCCTTTCCTAATGCATTCTTACTAAGCAGGACAGCAGATAATTCTGCTGTTTTTTCTATTTCAGTAATCATTTCATTAGCAAGTATCTCCTGCTTTACTTTAAAGGTGTAAGACATTTCTGTACTCCCCCCTAGTGATTTTAATTATTTTGTTTCTGCCCAGTTTTTACCTATATTAGTATTTATATCAAGAACTACATCATTGAATTTAACAGAATTTCTCATGATATTTTCTATTATTGTTCTGTATTCTTCAACTTTTTCCTCTTTTATTTCAAATATAAGTTCATCATGTACTTGTAAAAGAAGAGATATATCCTCTTTACCATCTATAACTTTAAATATTTCTATCATAACTTTTTTCAATATTTCAGCAGCAGTTCCTTGTATTACACTATTTACTGCCATTCTTTCAGCCTGATTTTTTATATTTTTATTTTTTGAAATTATTCCTTCTATTATTCTTCTTCTACCAAAATAAGTTTCTGTATATCCATTTTTTTCAGCATAATCAATTATTGATCTTTCAAAATCTTTAACTCTAGGATACTGTTCAAAATACCTGTTGATATAGTCTGTAGCTTCTTTTTGAGGTATTCCCAATTCTTTAGATAATCCAAAAGCAGTCTTTCCATATATTATACTGAAGTTTATTGTCTTGGCAATTATTCTCTGCTCACGGCTTACTTCTTCCCCTTCTCCCAGTTCAAAGATTTTTTTTGCTGTTACTCTGTGAAGATCTTCATTATTTTTATAAGCAGCTATCAGATTTTCATCTTTTGATAATTCTGCCAGAACTCTAAGTTCTATCTGTGAATAGTCTATGCCCATAAGAACATTTCCACTATCAGCTATAAATCCCTGCCTTATTTTCATTCCTTCATCTGTTTTTACAGGAATATTTTGAAGATTAGGATTAGATGATGAAAGTCTTCCAGTAGTAGTTCCTATCTGGTTGAAAGTAGTATGAAGTCTG encodes:
- the murJ gene encoding murein biosynthesis integral membrane protein MurJ, with product MFRSGLLVMIITMVSRVLGLVRATIIAYYFGASGATDAYFSAFKISNFFRQLLGEGALGSSFIPLYNEKIETEGEEKGKEFIYSILNLIFIFSTLITLLMIIFSQDIINLIVNGFPTETKILASQLLKIMSVYFIFISLSGMICAMLNNFKQFAIPASTSIFFNLAIILASMGFSKTFGISALAYGVVLGGAFQLLIVLPSFFKIVKGYSFKINWKDPYLKKIFILMCPMLVGIVARQVNTIVDQVFASYLQEGGVTALENATRLYLLPVGVFGVSISTVIFPVLSKAVAKNDLKTAENNIVKGLNILLFLIIPSIAVLTFYSADVIRLTLSYGKFGEDAVKVTSEALLYYSLGLYFYTAIYLMTRAFYSVKNSSYPVRFSIVSIIINIVLNFALIKPMAYRGLALSTSIASGVNFILLVYIFRKKYMKFPLKRSLIFFGKVMLTTAIALGASYYVHNTVIKLLVFSAVYMIFWAKSLIKNKMEVF
- a CDS encoding Eco57I restriction-modification methylase domain-containing protein — translated: MKEEYNYSIYTPHKIAKEIIEQAFNCYFGENKTLKKLKNVKLGDLSCGNGNLLLIALEKLLEISKEIAGEYFFVDSWITGFDINEEAVKLTMIRGRELLKKYRLIGEVKVLCCNSLEIENMKFNILLGNPPYLGEKNNKSIFQEIRKTEFGKNYYEARMDYFYFFIEKGIEILEDNGIMAYITTNYWLRADSGKKLRQVLRENGNFIEIKNYDNSVFTKAVGQHNIIFLWEKDKKKDKKVKISIPEKDFEIKNSLLYDESGKIVLADEEILKFNKKILRMSNYKMKDLVNVNQGIVSGLDEAYIFEDYKEEFKEFLKPFYKNKDIGKYTNKENSFWILYLDEKAIPDETVMKHLAKYQNKLSQRREVKTGSINWWELQWAREREIFTKPKILVRQRCKINQFSYDEGEFYGSADIYFITKKSDDLSLFYILGYINSEVFLQWFKYNGKIKGKNFEFYSTPLKETPIYYSKNKKEIVYIEELVKKQIKEFSQEREKEINDYFRKKMM
- the whiA gene encoding DNA-binding protein WhiA — protein: MSYTFKVKQEILANEMITEIEKTAELSAVLLSKNALGKDKVELKLENLPLAKRVYKILKEVTDLTIGIKYLTSRRLGEHNVYIITVQKQRGYRDFINKINISQGVISASEDILKGFIRGIFLACGYIKDPVKEYALDFFIDNEEAADKLYELLQEKGKKVFKTKKRNKPLVYLRNSEDIMDVMVMIGTIQAFFKYEETTMIKDLKNKTIREMNWEVANETKTLNTGNNQIKMINYIGKVLGLNTLSPVLEEVAFLRLQNPESSLQEIAEMIGISKSGVRNRFRRIEEIYNNLLEEERE
- a CDS encoding segregation and condensation protein A produces the protein MDIVLKIDNFEGPLDLLLHLIEKKKLKISEIKISQIIDEYLSVLEQAKDENFHIKVEFLVVASELLEIKASTLLTINDEQNKEKELKRRLEDYKLFKEIAVKVSEMENEYNISYSRGEGRKIIKKVAKEYDLSKLKAGDLYSSYVKYLKKNEDDEYMELHLDKQYTLKDEMDRLYLKTFSQNRTFDSLFKEAENRMHLVYIFLAILELYKDGLILIDGDMVMRNKHES
- a CDS encoding bifunctional riboflavin kinase/FAD synthetase; this translates as MKIINDIFDTKEQFHNSYVAIGTFDGIHYGHQQLIEAAVEKAKENNGISVVFTFANHPMEVIDASKTPKCINTLEEKIYILESMGIDYLILQPFNKKFADLTAIEFVKILKKDVDSKEIFVGFNFSFGEGGKAKTKDLITIGEDMGIKVNEIPAVTLDDQVISSTLIRKSIQRGEFEKVNKYLGHQFLIIGEVIHGKKIARQLGFPTANIKLSNRLYPPFGIYGAMVKIEGEDIERYGVVNIGVNPTLKPGERSVEVHILDFDGDIYGKKIYVEIMKFMRDEKKFSSVDELKQVIGNDVKNWQNFVKVRKNGYSSKDR
- the corA gene encoding magnesium/cobalt transporter CorA; translation: MNDSSNRKKKVGLPPGSIIYTGEDSNHKISIEVFSYNDSIIKKENYSEDDDFVFDKNFRGVTWVNIDGIHNIPLIKKVGEMYDLDNLVLEDLVNSTQRAKVEEREDYLFIVMKMLNLNLISKEIGYEQVSFILGEDYLLTFQESPGDIFDTIRARIESHNSKMRKKSVGYLAYTIIDTIVDNYFLILDEVELEIDRLESKVIDNSDKDDLQSIMNLKQKVTTLKRSISPIRELIAKLQSKGLTEYFNDDIKIYLTDLYDHGIIVCDTLDILNSRVTELVQLYHSTISNGMNEVMKILAIISTIFMPLSFLASLYGMNFKYMPELEWRDGYYVILCVMFILVLGMLAYFKRKKWL